CAAACTGAAAATTGTTGGTGCAGATCGCTCCACCATCACCCATTCCTCCCAGGTTTTTTCCCGGATAGAAACTAAACGCTGCTGCATCACCCAAACTACCAATTCGTTTTTCTTCATGATATGCCCCATGAGCCTGGGCTGCATCCTCAACGAGCTTTAGGTCATATTTCCCACATAATTTACCGATTTTTTGGGAATGGGCATTTTGGCCGTACAGATGCACAATCATAATAGCCTTTGTCTTACCAGTAATCTTCTTCTCTATCTGGTTGGGATCAATGTTATAGGTTTCAATATCGGGTTCAACCAGTACTGGTTTTAACCGGTTTTCCGTAATAGCCATAATTGAGGCAATAAAGGTGTTGGAGGGAACAATCACTTCATCTCCCTCTTCCATCTCTCCCATCACCATATAGGCCTGCAAGATAATGCGCAACGCATCCAGTCCGTTTCCCACTCCTACCGTATGCCCCACGCCGATGTAGTCTGCATATTCCCTCTCAAACGCACCTACTTCTTTTCCCAAGATGTACCAGCCAGACTTGACAACTCTTTTAATAGCATTTTCTATATCTTTTCCATATGGCTCATTAATATTTTTTAGATCCAAAAATTTAATCATGGTTCTTCCATTTATCATAACCAATTCCTTCCCATGGCATGCCTCTTTCAAAATTATAAGGCCATGGATAGTGACTATTTTCATCTTCTCTTGATTTAATTTCTCGTACATCTTTGACAATTTTTGCTGGACTACCAATTGCCAATTTGTAATCACCAATATCCTTGCCAACTAAACTTCCAGCACCTATCAAACAATGTTTTCCAATTTTAATATCTGGTAGTAACACTGAGTAGACTGCTATCTGAGTATAATCATCCACAGTGGGTCCCATACATAAATCTGAGGGCGGGGTTGGATCATTTGTAAAAACAACGTAAGGATATATGAATACATAATTTCCGATTTTTGATTCCTGTCCAATATGTACGTTGCTATGAAGCCATGTATAATTCCCTATTTCCAGTTTTCCTTGTAAATCACATAAAGTTCCTATTCTACAGTTATCACCAATTACTGATTCTTCCCTTATTGTTACTCTATGTCCTGTAGAGAGATTTTTTCCTATTTTACACCCACAATAAATTATGCTTTTACTTCTTATCAATGCTCCTTCGCCGATAAAAGTTGTAGCGTTTACATATTCCTCATTTGTGTAGTAATCATTTATTGGCTCTCCAATTGCACAACCATCTGCAACGATAGAGTTATCACCTATATGAGCATTATCATAAATGGAAGAATTATCCCCAATTTTTACATTTTTACCTATTTTGGCTTTATCACTAATGAATACATTTCTACCCTCGAATTTCATATCTAATACCTCACTTACTAATTAATTTCTTTGAATTTTAAATACCCATCTTTTTTTCTGATATAATCATATTCATCATACAAAGACGAAGCCAACACCAAACAAGTTGCCCCGGAAGAAAAATTATCCAGTTCACGCCATAAACCCGGCGGCAAATACAAGCCGTAATAGGGCTGCGACAAACTGTAGGTTCTTTTGGTAGTACCATCATCCACTTTTATTTCAAAGCTGCCGCTTACCGCCACAAAAAGCTGTTCTAACTCTTTATGAGCATGGGCCCCTCTTCCTTCTCCACCGGGAATGTCGTACAGGTAATACACTCGTTTAATTTCAAAGGGAATAATCCCTCCTCCATTATTGATAGGAGTTATATGCCCCCCTTGAGTTTTCAATTTAGGCAAGTCGAGAAGTGTACAGTCATATACAGAAGTGTTTTTTGCTTCTTCAATTTTTGATTTGGTTTTGGATATCACATCAAACATATAGCCCCTGATAGGTTTCAAAATTTCTTATGTAATCCTCTTCTGAATAGATATGATCTGATGCGTGAAGCGACAGAGAGTTGGTAGAAAAATTCTCCAGGTGCCTCCAATTTTTAGCCGGCACAAATAGGCCATAATAGGATCGGTTAAGGTGAAATTTTTCTTTTCTACCGTTAGGATGAGTTACCACCACATCAAAACTTCCGCTCAGTGCAACAATAAATTCTTGCTGATTGTAATACGCATGCCCGCCGCGTGTTTCTCCCCCGGGAACGTCATAGGTCCAGAATACCCGCTCTATTTCAAATGGAATCTGGTTTACATCTTCGAAGAACGTGAGATTACCACGTGGGTCTTCCATTTTTGGGAGATTGATGATTTTAACCAAACTCATGGACCACCTCCTTGATTAATAAATTCTCCAGGTATTTCCCATATCCGCTTTTTTTGAATTCTTTTGCTGATTGCATTAGCTCGTCGTCCGAGATCCACCCATTTCGCCAGGAGATCTCCTCCGGACAGGCTATTTTCATACCCTGCCTGTTTTCGATGATCTGAACAAACTGTGCTGCCTCCAGCATCGCCTCATGCGTACCTGTATCCAGCCAGGCATATCCCCGGCCTAAAATCTGTACTCTAAGCAAACCCATGTCGAGGTACGCATTGTTTACCGAAGTAATCTCAAGCTCTCCCCGATCAGAAGGCTCCACATTTTTGGCGATTTCAATTACCTGATTATCGTACATATAGAGCCCGGTTACCGCGAGGTTACTTTTTGGATTCTCCGGTTTTTCTTCAATGGATATTGATTTACTGCTTTCGTCAATTTCTACCACACCAAACCGTCCGGGGTCTTGTACCTGATAGCCAAAAACAGTGGCTCCGTTCAGGGTTTTTACACTTTCTTTCAGTTTAGAAGAGAATCCTTGCCCATAAAAAATATTGTCACCCAGCACTAAACAGACATCTTCATTGCCTATAAAATCTTCGCCTATGATGAAGGCTTGAGCCAAACCATCGGGCGATGGCTGTACTTTATAGCTGAGATGAACTCCCCAGCAGGAGCCATCTCCCAGTAATCGCTGAAAAGAAGCCGAATCCTCAGGCGTTGTAATAATCAGAATATCACGTATACCCGCCAGCATTAATACCGATAGCGGGTAATAGATCATCGGTTTATCGTAAACAGGCATCAACTGTTTAGAAATCCCTTTTGTAACCGGATACAACCGGGTTCCGCTTCCGCCTGCTAAAATGATTCCTTTCATAATTAACGGGCTTTGTCAAGTACGGTTAACAGTCGCTGAGTATAGCTATCAACACTAAAATCTCTTTTAATGATCTCCCGGCCATGGTCAGCAATTTTTTGAATATCAAGGGTTGAACTCTGTAAGTGATTGGCAAGACCTTCTCCATCTATTCCAACAAATGAGATCCCTTTATCTGCACCAAAAACCTCATCTAATAGTGAAGAGTAGTCAGAAATTATAGCCGCTCCACTGGTCATTGCACTCCGTACTCGGCCGTGAACTACATCAGGATAAGTAGGATTGGAATTCAGCACCTGTTTGGATTGCAGATAGAGCTGATCCAGACGATCATTGCTTACCTCGCCAATCCAGTTGATATTCTTGTTTTTAAGTTTTGGAAATAACTTTTTCAGTTCAGCTGAAGCCGTGATCACAATTTTCTTGTCGGAATCAATGTGTTTTAACCCATTGAGTAATCGAATTCTTCGCTCTTTTCGAATATGCCAATCTACTGTACTTACAACCGAGAGCCATGCCTGGTCTTCCTTGCGTTGTACTCCCTGAAACTCATAATCTACACCTGTATGTTCTTTCAGTTTTTGCAAAAAGATTTCGAAAACACTCCCTGAATAATCAGTTAAAGCAGATTCATACATATCCAATCCAACTTTCTTCGCCTTATTTCCAAACCTGGACAAATCTTTAGAAATCGTTGTTTGATTGGCTACATGTTTATGAAGCCCAAGCGGGACTAATAGTTCTATTTCACGATCCTGCGTTAAGGGCACTTTTTTAAGCGAGGCATTATTTGTGATAGCAGGTAGCCTGTCTATAACCTTAACTTCATTTTTACCTTTAAATATCAGATCATACTCATTTTTAATCGACTTACAGCCGGTTATGAGTGTTACATTTTTACCTGCGTTGTGCAACCTGCTCCACATGAATTGGGTGTAGGGATGATCCCCAAGGTAGCCAGTCACCTTCTTATCCAGAAGATCGTACAAATTCCCATTCAGATTCATATCTGCCTGAACACGTAAATCGTATCC
The window above is part of the Rhodohalobacter sp. SW132 genome. Proteins encoded here:
- a CDS encoding DegT/DnrJ/EryC1/StrS aminotransferase family protein — protein: MIKFLDLKNINEPYGKDIENAIKRVVKSGWYILGKEVGAFEREYADYIGVGHTVGVGNGLDALRIILQAYMVMGEMEEGDEVIVPSNTFIASIMAITENRLKPVLVEPDIETYNIDPNQIEKKITGKTKAIMIVHLYGQNAHSQKIGKLCGKYDLKLVEDAAQAHGAYHEEKRIGSLGDAAAFSFYPGKNLGGMGDGGAICTNNFQFAECCRALSNYGGETKYKYKYKGFNSRLDEIQAAILRIKLKGLDADNRKRKEVANFYLQNISNPEVQLPKCKDEASHVWHLFVVRVKNRDEFIRHLKEEGVEASIHYPIAPNEQEGYPELHKCDLPITNQMHKEVVSLPISPVLDEKQLQKVVKAVGSYQTVEVKV
- a CDS encoding acyltransferase, coding for MKFEGRNVFISDKAKIGKNVKIGDNSSIYDNAHIGDNSIVADGCAIGEPINDYYTNEEYVNATTFIGEGALIRSKSIIYCGCKIGKNLSTGHRVTIREESVIGDNCRIGTLCDLQGKLEIGNYTWLHSNVHIGQESKIGNYVFIYPYVVFTNDPTPPSDLCMGPTVDDYTQIAVYSVLLPDIKIGKHCLIGAGSLVGKDIGDYKLAIGSPAKIVKDVREIKSREDENSHYPWPYNFERGMPWEGIGYDKWKNHD
- a CDS encoding FdtA/QdtA family cupin domain-containing protein: MSLVKIINLPKMEDPRGNLTFFEDVNQIPFEIERVFWTYDVPGGETRGGHAYYNQQEFIVALSGSFDVVVTHPNGRKEKFHLNRSYYGLFVPAKNWRHLENFSTNSLSLHASDHIYSEEDYIRNFETYQGLYV
- a CDS encoding FdtA/QdtA family cupin domain-containing protein yields the protein MFDVISKTKSKIEEAKNTSVYDCTLLDLPKLKTQGGHITPINNGGGIIPFEIKRVYYLYDIPGGEGRGAHAHKELEQLFVAVSGSFEIKVDDGTTKRTYSLSQPYYGLYLPPGLWRELDNFSSGATCLVLASSLYDEYDYIRKKDGYLKFKEIN
- the rfbA gene encoding glucose-1-phosphate thymidylyltransferase RfbA encodes the protein MKGIILAGGSGTRLYPVTKGISKQLMPVYDKPMIYYPLSVLMLAGIRDILIITTPEDSASFQRLLGDGSCWGVHLSYKVQPSPDGLAQAFIIGEDFIGNEDVCLVLGDNIFYGQGFSSKLKESVKTLNGATVFGYQVQDPGRFGVVEIDESSKSISIEEKPENPKSNLAVTGLYMYDNQVIEIAKNVEPSDRGELEITSVNNAYLDMGLLRVQILGRGYAWLDTGTHEAMLEAAQFVQIIENRQGMKIACPEEISWRNGWISDDELMQSAKEFKKSGYGKYLENLLIKEVVHEFG